A segment of the Methanothermococcus thermolithotrophicus DSM 2095 genome:
GAATTACATTGCACTCCCTCAGACATGGGAGGGTAGTAGATTTGCTGAATAAAGGTTATGGGTTGGATATTGTTGGAGATTATGTTGGACATAAGGATATAAAAACAACAATGGTTTATGCTCACTCCAATAGTAGAAAAAAGAAATTATTAAAAGAAATACAAAAGGACTTGGACAGGGGGACTATGTAAGGTAAGGGGACTAATTTTTAAGAAAAAAATAAATATAAAATAAGACCAAATAACTCTTAAAATCGTTAAAAAAGTAAAAGGGCCGGGACCGGGAATCGAACCCGGGTCAGGGGATCCACAGTCCCCCAGGATAGCCACTACCCCACCCCGGCCACGCTATAGTGCAGGGGCAGGGATTTGAACCCTGGAACCACTACTGGACAGGATTCTAAGTCCTGCGTCTTTGGCCAGGCTCGACAACCCCTGCACAAAAAATAAAGTGCTCCGGCCGGGATTTGAACCCGAGTCGCGGGCTCGAAAGGCCCGCATGATTGGCCGGACTACACCACCGGAGCGCTTTATCAAATCCAAATTTATGGGACCGAAGGGATTTGAACCCTTGACCACTCGGTTATGAGCCGAGCGCTCCAACCAGGCTGAGCTACGGTCCCTTGTTTTTTTAAATCGGTTAATTGTTAAAAAAATGGCGCCCCCAGCAGGACTCGAACCTGCGACCTACGGATTAACAGTCCGTCGCTCTACCTACTAAGCTATGGGGGCTCTTCTTATTCACCCAATCAGCACAATAACAATTTCACTTCTAGTATATAAACTTTTCGGCGAAAAGTATTTATATAAGAAGATACATGCTTAGTTTGGATTCAGTTGGAAACATTGCCGAGGTAGTTCAGCCTGGGAGAACGCTGGACTGAAGATCCAGTTGTCGGGTGTTCGAATCACCCCCTCGGCATATTTATTTTAGGAATATTAATTTATAAATTTGAATACATTGATTATAATTTATTTTAAATTAGTGTAAATGTACATAATATGAAGTAATAATAAACCACTATTTTTTTCATAAAATAAATTATTAAAGGGAAATTATGAAGATTATTGGAAAAATGGGAAAAAACACTAAAAAAAACGTTGAAAGTGAAATTAGCTTCAGAATGTCTTTTTTAAAAAGGATAGCTAAAAATGCAAATATTGCAGAAGGAGAAAGGGCGGTTGAAGACATAATAAGATGTATCTACAGGAACCAGCCCATATCTACAAAAAAAATAGGCCAATACACAAAATTACCGCTTCCAATCGTGGCAAAGGTCAGATCATTATTGGAAAGACAGAAAATTTTAAAAAGGAATCCGAAAGGAGCAGTTCTCAAAGAAGAGGGAATTGATTTTGTTGAAAATCAGTTGAAACTTAAATTAAAACATGATTTAAAATGCCCAGTTTGCAACGGAAGAGGGATTGTTCTTGACGATGTCTTTGAAGAGATACTTAAAAAACATAAAACCTACTCAAAAATGAGACCTAAGGTAAACACGCTGATAGACCAGTCCTTTGCCACGGCTGAAACTGCAGTCCACAGGGCAGCTTTTATGGCAGATAGGGGAGATTTAGAAGGTAATAGAATACTTTTTGTTGGGGACGATGATTTAACTTCAATTCCTACTGCAATGAGTGGCTTATGCGAAGAGGTAGTTGTAGCAGATATTGATGATAGGCTTTTAGATCTAATAAAAAACATATCCAAAAAAGAAGATTTAAACATAAAAACAATAAAACACGATTTCAAAAATCCTTTAAGCGATGAACTAACAGAAAAATTTGATACGATATTTACTGATCCACCATATACCTTAAATGGATTGAAACTATTCCTATCAAGGGGTATCGAAGCATTAGGCAGTGAAGGAGTTGCTTATCTTGCATTTTCACACAAACCAATTAATGAATACTTAGAGCTCCAAAAAACTATCAATGAAATGGGCTTTGTAATATATGAATCAATACCTGGATTCAACTTTTATGAAGGTACTGAAATAATCGGAAATACTACATTCTTAGCAAGACTCATTGGAAAAAACCTTAAAAAAGTTGTTGGAGATACAGAAAAGATCTACACAGGTGAAGTCAAGCCTACTTTAAGATACTACAAGTGTGCAAAATGTGGACAGGTTTATGAAATTGGTGATGAAATTAACAGAATTGAAGACCTCGTTTGTGAATGTGGAGGAAAAAAATTCACCATGACAAAAAGAAAGAAAGTAACTAAAAAATAAAAATAAAATAGATGTAAAAAATATAATAATTATAAAAAAAATAATTAATTTTTATTTTATTCGGTGATTAAAACTGCATTTACTACGCCATCCTGTCCAGGTCTTGATGTAACTTTTGCTTTTCCTAATTCTGTTTCAATAATTGCTCCTTTTGTAACAATGTTTCTTCTGATGTAGTGTTTGTTTGCTTTGTTGTCCACTACGTCTGTTACAGCAACTTTTTTACATGTTTTGCTTACTGGATCGAATACGTTTGCGTAGTTTGTTCTTACCAATCTAACTTTTTCATTTCCGCCTCTGCATCTTACAACTTTTATTTTAACGTGATCGGCGATATGTGTTTCAGAAGGTTCTCTTCCCATTTCTCTTTTGTGTTTTTTAACAACAAGTTTGTATTTTCCACCGGTTGATTTTCTTCTACTTTTTCCTTGCCATACTCCCATAATAACACCATCTTTTTATTTATTATGCTTTTGTTTCATTTGTCTTTCTTATATTTTTATCATCCTACTAATATCACATTAGTGTTTGATAAGTTTGATAATAATTTAACTTAAATATATATTATCCCCATATGTATATAAAATCGAGAGGCCATGCGAGCATTTATTTAATTGAATTTATAATATAAAAAATTAACTATGTGGGGGTAGAATATAAAACTTTTCTATTTCGTAGTTTCGGAGGCTAGTATCTTCAAAATCGCCATTCTAACAGGTATTCCATAAAAGGACTGTTTAAAGTATCTTGCCTGAGGAAGTTTATCTACTTCAACATCTATCTCATCAACCCTTGGAAGAGGATGCATTATTATCAAATCCTTATCAGCAACATGTTCCTTTGTAAGTTTGTAGGTTCCTTTAACTTTTTGATACTCGTTTAAATCCGGGAATCTCTCTTTTTGTATTCTTGTCATATAGGCTACATCAACACCATCTAAATTAATATCGTCACTTTCATAAATGTTAACTTTTCCGTCTAAATCTTCAATTATTTCCCTCGGTATTCTGAGCTCTTCCGGTGAAATCAAATGTATTTCTACATCATCAAATAACGAAAGTGCATAACATAATGAATGTACTGTTCTTCCGTACTTTAAGTCTCCTATGAATGCAATTTTTATACCATCTATTTTGCCAATCTCTCTTTTAATTGTGTACAAATCTAATAGTGTCTGGGTAGGATGTTGGTTTGAACCATCTCCAGCATTTATAACTGGAACTTGGGAGTATTCACTTGCCAATCTTGCTGCCCCTTCAGATGGGTGCCGTATAACAATTATATCACTGTATCCGCTAACAACTCTTACTGTATCTATCAAACTCTCTCCCTTTGTAACTGACGTGTTTTTTATGTCTGTAAAACCGATGACATTTCCTCCCAATCTCTTCATTGCAGTTTCAAAAGAGAGTCTAGTTCTTGTAGAAGGTTCATAAAATAATGTAGCCAATATTTTTCCATTTAAACTTTGCATCTCTTTAATTTCCGATCTATTAAGTAGGTTTTCCATTTTTTCTGATTCATTCAATATTTTAAGAATATCTTCCTTTCCAATATCCCTCATAGATATTAAATGCTTCATTCAATCACCGTTTTATGTATTTAGGTAAACATATATAAAATTATACCCAATATAAAAATGAGGTGAACCTTATGGAATTAATTCAAGTACTTGGAATTCTTTTTGCACTCTTTGCAATTTCAAGGGTTATGATGCAGATTAGAAGAAATGCCATGAGTGTAGAATCAGGTTTATTTTGGGTCTTTATCTGGATATCTGTTATGTTAGTGGTCGTTTTCCCAGATTTCTTAGGTTATTTAGCGAATTTAGTTGGAGTAGGTAGGGGAGTTGATGTTTTAATTTATCTTGGGATTGTGGCGTTGTTTTATTTGATTTATAGATCATATACTAAAATCGAAAATCTTGAAAGAGAAATTACTAAAATAGTTAGAGAGATAGCAATAATAGAGAGGTATGAAAAAAAGGATGTGAAGAAAAATAATAAAGGTGATGGTATTGAATAACGCAACAAACAACATTGATAAAGAAGGCATATTAATGGAAGTGGGGCCCTACATTTCCAATATCGAATTCTTAAGAAATATCATAGCTGAGTCTAAAGATATGGATGATTTAAAACATAAATTGGAAGAGCTCCTAAAAAAAGAAACAGATATAACAAGAAAGACCGACATAAGAATAATGCTTGAAAAAATATTTTATTATTAGTGTCGAACATAACGGAATTTATACATTAAGATATTGCAAATTAGCTAAAAAGACATCATTTAAGCGAAGCGAAATGGTGTATTGGTTTTGGATCCAACCTTTTTAAAAGGTTGGAGATATATTATAATTTAGGCTTTCTATACTCTGTTTCAAAATCTTTATCGTATAGTTTTGAGTATTCATACCAATCAGGATCTAAAACGTCTCCAACGATTATTAAAGCTGTTTTTTTAATTCCTGCTTCTTTAACTTTTTCAGCAATATCATTTAGTTTTCCCCTTATTATCTTTTCATCTTCCCATGATGCATGGTAAACTACAGCTACAGGTGTTTCTTCAGGGTATCCTCCTTCAACAAGTTCGTTGCATACCTTTTCTATCATTCCCACACCTAAATATATTGCCATAGTTGCCTGATGCTTTGCTAAATTTTTGATTTTCTCCTTCTCAGGCTTTGGAGTCTTTCCTTCTGGTCTTGTAATAATTACAGTTTGTGAAACTTTCGGGAGTGTGAGCTCAGATTTTAAAGTAGCTGCTGCAGCAAATAATGAAGTAACCCCCGGAATAATCTCAACATCTATGTCGTATTTTCTTAATTCATCTATCTGTTCCTTAATAGCTCCGTAAATAGACGGATCGCCAGTATGTACTCTAACTACATTTAAATCATTTTTAATTCCTTCCACCATTACATTTACGATTTCATCCAAATCCATTGTAGCGCTGTTGTATATCTTGGCGTTCTTTTTGTTATATTCAAGAACCTCCTTATTAACAAGGGATCCTGCATAAACTATAATATCCGCATTTTCTATGGCTTTTTTACCCTTAACTGTAATTAGTTCTTTATCCCCGGGTCCTGCTCCAACTATAATTACCTTTTTCATTTTACTACCTCTATTCCTTACAATTTAACTACATTTAAGTTTATATTACGTTGGTGTTATATTATTTATCTATTGCATCCCTTTTTTCAATATTTCGGAAATTTCCCCGTAAATTACATTACTTTTACAGAAGTTAGGGAGATAAATTGCTGCCTTTCCTGAGTTAGTTGCCACATTCTTGTAACCCATATCCTCTATAGGAGCTACCACCATGCAGGTATCTGTAACTATCTTTCCGCCAGCATTTTCTATTATTTCGGTGTAACCCATTCTATCAGCTATCGATTTAATATGGATTGATGTACAAACCCACAAATCGCTCTTAAACTTTGCATTTTGCTCAGTTATAAAATCTACCACTTCTTTAATTTCATCCAAACTACAGTGTGGGCAACCTATACAAATTAGGTCCGGAGCTCCTGTAGTACTGTTTAATATTTCATACTCATTCTTAATATCCTCTTCAGTTATTGTTATTCTTTCAAGGTTTTCTTGAACTATTGGCATGCCCTTCTTAGCTTCAGGTGTAACATCCTCAACATGATAGAGTGCAACACCACCACTTGCCGCAAGAGCTGCCCCAAGGGCTTTTAATTGATCTGTTTTTATATGTTCGGCTTTTTTAAACTTGAAATAAGGAATTCCGTTTTTTACGATTTTACCTACTATTGAACCTAAGAGTCCAAATTCAAATTTAGTTTTACCTTTAGCATACGTTTCAAATTCAACCTCAACTATGTGTGTTGGACTTCTGTTTTCATCTAAATGATAGCCGTAACACGGTGTCTTACCCACAATTGCTGCTGCAAGTGCAGAAGGTCCCCCTTCCCTATTGGTCCTAGCTCCAATTACTGAATTTACATAACAAACTGCAGAAGATTCAGCCCAGGCTACATGGGAACCAAAAACTGGCACATTTCCGGTTAAATAAGGTGTGCAAGTACAGCTAATCTCAACACCCATTTTTTTAAAGCATTCTATAATTTCAAGCTGTTTTTTTGAAAATTCTTCTGGAAAACCTAATTCCTTATATCTCACAAGATCCATTCCAGCTGGATTGAGTGTTGTTGGAACTGAAACTTTAACACCTTTTTCTGCCAGGTCTTTTAAAAATTCTAATCCCTTTTCACCTATGGTTTTATATGAAACTCCTGAAACCTGAGCAGAGGATATTGGTACCAACTTCTCGGCACCGTAAATATCCCCTAAAGACACAAGGAGATTCATACATGTTTCAAGTGCTTCCCCATATTCTCCATTATACATTTTTTCTTCTTCCTTTGTAAGATACATAAATTTCACCATATATAGTTGTATAGATAAACTAAGCTTTCTATAAATGAGTTGTATTTTGATGAAAATATCAGATAGGTACACCATCTTTATAAGCTACTAAATTATATATAACCCACAATTTTAAACCATAAGTTTAAACTTATCATTCAATAATATCTTTTATTATAAAAATAATGACATAATAGAATTATTCCTCAATAGAGAGTTGTTTCAATGAAATCGAGCCATGTTTTTTAGAAATAAAAAGGTTTGGTGTCGAAGTAAATCCGAAGGATTTACTGACTCACAAAATCTTTTAGATTTTGTCGAGCGAACTGAAACAATATTTATAAACAGAAACCCAACCTTAGATTATTAACAACCTATAAAGCAGTTGGTTTATTTGAAAAAATGAAGCCAATTGCATGACCTGATGATTTACGGACAACAGTGGGATAATGAACGGAATTACTGTAAAACCTATAAGAACCAAATACATTGATAGAAATGAAGATTTCATTTCAGAAACTATTAATTCATTAAAAAGGGAAATGAAAAACGGTTTAACAATTAAAGACGGGGATTTTATAGTTGTAAGTGAAAAATTCATAGCCACAAGTGAAAACAACTTCGTTGATGAAAAGGATGCAAAACCTGGATTTTTGGCATACTTTTGTTATTACTGGTCAAAGTATCTCTGGGGCTACTTCCTTGGACCAATATTAAAAACAAGGAAAGACAGAATAAAAAATCTCAGAAAGATGCCAAAAAAAGAGACTTTAAAACACAAACAGGTTGTTATTGATTACGTCGGGTTAAGATATGCGTTGAAGCCTGCCTCTGAAGGTGGTGTAGATTTAACCAATGTTCCAGGGACTTATGCTGCATTACTTCCTAAAAATCCTGAAAAATCTGCCAAAAAACTATATGATGAAATCAAAAAGGAATTTGGGATTGATGTAGTTGTCATGGTTATAGACACAGATGCAACTTATAGATTTTATAAATGGTATGTAACCGCATTACCTATTGCAATGGATGGAATAATTTCAAAAATTGGAGTTTTAGGTTATGTTATTGGTAAAATTGCAGGTATTTTAAAAATAGGTGGATTATGTGGAGCCACGCCTTTGGCAGTTGTAGGCAATGAAGTCTATAAAGAATATCCAATTGAAAAACTTCTTTACATAGCAAATTTAGCCGATACATCCCAGGTGCCATATACTAAATCCATACACGATATTATGAAAAAATATAATACCTTTGAAATTACAGTGGATGTTTTAAAGGAGCTGGAACACTCTCCAGTAGTTGTAATTCGTTGTGATAGGTAATAATGTATTTATATAAATTATACTTTCCTATTCATCAATATGCCCTCAATTAATGATTTTATCATTATCTCGTGGGAAAGTTTGTAAATTTCAAATTCATCTTCGTTTTCCCTTTCAATTAACTCTAAGAGCTCTTTTGATAGTGAAACTTCCATACATTTATCCTTTGGTAATATATAAACAACTCTTCCATCCTCTAATTCTACTTCAGAACATTCTGATTTCATAGCCACTACTACTGAAGGTTTTTCTGAGTCTTTAAGATCTATTCTGATTTTTCGGCCCATAGATGATCCTTCTTTTTTCCATTCTTTTTTCTTTTCATTAATAAACTTAGTTAATTCATCTACATAAATGTTATTTAAACTATTTTTCCTTTTCCTAATTTCCCTGTAAAGATCCTCTAAGAGCTCCTGTGGATAGTATTCAATTACCCTTTTTAAAAACTTTAAATTTGATCCTATATCGTTTAAGGATTCCAAAACCACTTTTAACACTTCTTTTTCAATAAAACCACTTTTTATCAAAGTTAAAGCAGCTTCTTGGGATAGATTGAAATCATTTAGTTTTTCTTTTATATCCTCCAAATATCTTGATACATACTTTTGATCGTACATTCCAACATTTCCAATTATCTTTAATGCATGCCTAACTATCCAATAATCCCCTTCATTTAGCAGATTATATATCATATCAATATTTTTAACAATAATTTCAGGATCCACCATAGACAGGTTGTGAAGAAGATATACTGCAGGCTTTCTAATATCGTCATCTTCGTTTAGCAGGTTGTTGATATTCAGCCTTGTTTCAAATTTCTTTGGCTCTAAGAAGCACAACCTGCCCAGAGCAAACAAGGAATAAACTTTAATCATTTTACTTTCTGAACTTTCTAAATTAAGGTTTTTTATTAATTTATCCATTGAAGATTTGAAATAATAGGGCTTGTTCTTACTCAGCTTCCAGATGGCATATGCTGCACTTGTTCTGAGCTCCAAAGAATCGTCGTTTAAGTTACAAATTATTTTATGTGCCCTTTCTTCATCGATATCTATATTTTCAATATTTCCAAGAATTTTAAGTGCATTTATTTTAATGATGGGATTTTTATCGTCAAGACAACTAAACATGTCTTCAGAGTATCTCTCCACCAACTTTGGATTTACTTCACTTATATTTTTTAGAACCTCCATCAACACAGATTTTATCATTATTCTCTTTGTTATCTTGTCCATCAATTGAAACTTTGATTTACATTCTGGATTTAAGGTAATCTTTGCCAAAGAATACGCTGCTGAACATACTACATTTGGGTTGGCATCCTCTAACCTACTTACTATTTTATCAATATATTTTTTCACCATGTCAAAACATACAAGACCTATATTCCCCATTAAATCAAGAACATTCTTTCTAATTCTCCAGTCCTGGTCATCAAGTAGTTTTGCCACTTTAGGCATTATCCCTTCTATTATTCTTGGGTTTGAAACTGAAATCATGGATAAAGAACATATGGCTGCCAGCTTTAGCTTAAAATCTCCCCCAAGTGGTTTCTCAAACTTTGGAATGAGTTTAATTACCGTCTCTGGATCCTTAAATCCCAAACTTCCTACCATCAACATATCTCCAACGGTAGAGAGCTCGACATCTGTATGAATCGGGTTTATATTTTTTGAATCCATTGTATCATCAAAGTTATTATCTAGTTTGTTAAAATTAGGAATCCAGGATATCATAATATCACGATTTTGCTTGTATACGTATGTTGGATTTAAACCAATATATTGATTTTTTGCAGGTGATTATGTAGGTACCATTTATAGCATCGCCGAAAGTATTGCCAAAATCTACCTACATAAACACATACAAAAAGAAGTACAAAAAAAGTATTTATTTAGTAAAAAAGACATTACATTTTGGGGATATCCTAGAGATGAAGCCTAAGAGGAGAGGTTAAAATATATTCGACATTTGTCTTTGTAATTGCCCAATAGAAATACATTTCTAAATTTTTACAAACCGCCAAATAGCCTATGAATATACATGGGAGGTACAGTATGAAAATAGCACAGTTTATTAAAGACAAGAAGGGTGCCTCTGGTATTGGTACCTTAATTGTCTTTATTGCCATGGTATTAGTTGCTGCAGTTGCAGCAAGTGTTTTAATTAACACAAGCGGATTCTTACAACAAAAAGCATCCAGCACAGGTAAAGAAAGTACAGAACAGGTAGCTAGTGGATTAATGACCAGTGGTGTAACTGGTCACATCTACAAGTACGGCACTACCTACTATGATTTAGATAAGATGGTAGCTTATATTTTACCAAACGCTGGAAGCGCTCCAATTGACTTGAAGGAAGCCAAATTGTTCCTTACATACGATGGTAAAAGCGTAGTATTAAACTACAGTGGTAAATTAGATGCTACAGCTGGAGAAACAGACGTATTCAAATTGACAAATGCATTTGCTATAAACTATTCAAATGTATCACACCCTGTAACAAC
Coding sequences within it:
- a CDS encoding bis-aminopropyl spermidine synthase family protein translates to MKIIGKMGKNTKKNVESEISFRMSFLKRIAKNANIAEGERAVEDIIRCIYRNQPISTKKIGQYTKLPLPIVAKVRSLLERQKILKRNPKGAVLKEEGIDFVENQLKLKLKHDLKCPVCNGRGIVLDDVFEEILKKHKTYSKMRPKVNTLIDQSFATAETAVHRAAFMADRGDLEGNRILFVGDDDLTSIPTAMSGLCEEVVVADIDDRLLDLIKNISKKEDLNIKTIKHDFKNPLSDELTEKFDTIFTDPPYTLNGLKLFLSRGIEALGSEGVAYLAFSHKPINEYLELQKTINEMGFVIYESIPGFNFYEGTEIIGNTTFLARLIGKNLKKVVGDTEKIYTGEVKPTLRYYKCAKCGQVYEIGDEINRIEDLVCECGGKKFTMTKRKKVTKK
- a CDS encoding 30S ribosomal protein S8e; this encodes MGVWQGKSRRKSTGGKYKLVVKKHKREMGREPSETHIADHVKIKVVRCRGGNEKVRLVRTNYANVFDPVSKTCKKVAVTDVVDNKANKHYIRRNIVTKGAIIETELGKAKVTSRPGQDGVVNAVLITE
- the pyrB gene encoding aspartate carbamoyltransferase gives rise to the protein MKHLISMRDIGKEDILKILNESEKMENLLNRSEIKEMQSLNGKILATLFYEPSTRTRLSFETAMKRLGGNVIGFTDIKNTSVTKGESLIDTVRVVSGYSDIIVIRHPSEGAARLASEYSQVPVINAGDGSNQHPTQTLLDLYTIKREIGKIDGIKIAFIGDLKYGRTVHSLCYALSLFDDVEIHLISPEELRIPREIIEDLDGKVNIYESDDINLDGVDVAYMTRIQKERFPDLNEYQKVKGTYKLTKEHVADKDLIIMHPLPRVDEIDVEVDKLPQARYFKQSFYGIPVRMAILKILASETTK
- a CDS encoding DUF2304 domain-containing protein → MELIQVLGILFALFAISRVMMQIRRNAMSVESGLFWVFIWISVMLVVVFPDFLGYLANLVGVGRGVDVLIYLGIVALFYLIYRSYTKIENLEREITKIVREIAIIERYEKKDVKKNNKGDGIE
- the cobM gene encoding precorrin-4 C(11)-methyltransferase; the protein is MKKVIIVGAGPGDKELITVKGKKAIENADIIVYAGSLVNKEVLEYNKKNAKIYNSATMDLDEIVNVMVEGIKNDLNVVRVHTGDPSIYGAIKEQIDELRKYDIDVEIIPGVTSLFAAAATLKSELTLPKVSQTVIITRPEGKTPKPEKEKIKNLAKHQATMAIYLGVGMIEKVCNELVEGGYPEETPVAVVYHASWEDEKIIRGKLNDIAEKVKEAGIKKTALIIVGDVLDPDWYEYSKLYDKDFETEYRKPKL
- a CDS encoding aconitase X catalytic domain-containing protein, encoding MYLTKEEEKMYNGEYGEALETCMNLLVSLGDIYGAEKLVPISSAQVSGVSYKTIGEKGLEFLKDLAEKGVKVSVPTTLNPAGMDLVRYKELGFPEEFSKKQLEIIECFKKMGVEISCTCTPYLTGNVPVFGSHVAWAESSAVCYVNSVIGARTNREGGPSALAAAIVGKTPCYGYHLDENRSPTHIVEVEFETYAKGKTKFEFGLLGSIVGKIVKNGIPYFKFKKAEHIKTDQLKALGAALAASGGVALYHVEDVTPEAKKGMPIVQENLERITITEEDIKNEYEILNSTTGAPDLICIGCPHCSLDEIKEVVDFITEQNAKFKSDLWVCTSIHIKSIADRMGYTEIIENAGGKIVTDTCMVVAPIEDMGYKNVATNSGKAAIYLPNFCKSNVIYGEISEILKKGMQ
- a CDS encoding coenzyme F420-0:L-glutamate ligase gives rise to the protein MNGITVKPIRTKYIDRNEDFISETINSLKREMKNGLTIKDGDFIVVSEKFIATSENNFVDEKDAKPGFLAYFCYYWSKYLWGYFLGPILKTRKDRIKNLRKMPKKETLKHKQVVIDYVGLRYALKPASEGGVDLTNVPGTYAALLPKNPEKSAKKLYDEIKKEFGIDVVVMVIDTDATYRFYKWYVTALPIAMDGIISKIGVLGYVIGKIAGILKIGGLCGATPLAVVGNEVYKEYPIEKLLYIANLADTSQVPYTKSIHDIMKKYNTFEITVDVLKELEHSPVVVIRCDR